A segment of the Desulfuromonadaceae bacterium genome:
CGGATCGGTAATACCGATGTAATTATGCAGCGACTTGCTCATCTTGTTGACACCATCAAGTCCTTCGAGAAGCGGCATCATCAAAACACACTGCGGTTCCTGGCCATACTGCTTTTGCAACTCGCGTCCAACCAGCAGATTAAACTTCTGATCGGTGCCCCCAATTTCCACATCGGCTTCAAGGGCGACGGAATCATACCCCTGCACCAAAGGATAGAGAAATTCATGGATGGCAATCGGCTGTTGGCCGGTATAACGCTTATGAAAATCGTCCCGCTCCAGCATCCTGGCAACAGTATGCCGTGCAGCCAGACCGATCAGATCAGCAGCAGACAACTTACCCATCCATTCACTGTTAAAAACGACGGTGGTCTTCTGCGGGTCGAGAATTTTGAAGACCTGTTCTCGATAAGTTTCTGCGTTTGTCAGGATTTGATCGCGGGTCAGGGCTTTGCGGGTTTCATTCTTGCCGGTGGGGTCACCGATCATCGCGGTAAAATCGCCGATCAGAAACAGGATCTGATGGCCGAGATCCTGAAATTGTTTAAGCTTCTGGATCAACACCGTATGACCGACATGCAGGTCGGGGGCAGTGGGGTCAAAACCTGCCTTGATTTTCAGCGGTCTGCCCGTCTCAAGCGACCGGGTCAGTTTTTTTTCCAGCTCGCTTTCAACCAGTATCTCGACGGCACCGCGTCGCAAAATTTCCATCTGTTCCGCTACTGACTTCATTCCCATCTGTCTTTGCTCCGCACCTGCTTGAATCAGTTATTTTCGACCAGTTCGTTAATCCGCATGATCGTGGTTGCACGACCGTTCTGTTCATCAATATCGATCACCACCGCATTGATCATCGGATCTTTCTTGGCGACTTCAAAACGCGTCGGCAACTGGGTGAGAAAACGCTCCGTCGCCAGCTCCTTGCGTATGCCGATGATCGAATCACGACTGCCGGTCATGCCGACATCGGTAATATATGCGGTGCCACCGGTCAGAACCCGTTCATCAGCGGTCTGGACATGGGTATGGGTACCGACTACGGCAGAGACCCGCCCAGCGAGATAAAAACCGAGTGCCACTTTTTCGCTGGTTGCTTCAGCATGAAAATCGACCAGAATAATCGGTGTCGTTTCACGCAGCTCGGCAATCAGCTGGTCGGCAACCAGAAAGGGGTTATCGAGCGGGCTCATAAACACTCGCCCCTCAAGGTTAAGCACGCCGACCGCCGTCCCGCCGTTGGTGTGAAAAATACCGGCGCCACGCCCCGGAACCCCGGCAGGATAGTTGGCTGGGCGGAGCAGTTTCGGCTCACTGTCCAAAAGCGGATAAATATCCCGTTTATCCCAGATATGATTACCGGAGGTAACCACGTCGACACTCATCTTGAGCAATTCACGTGCGACATCGACGGTCATACCGAAACCGGCAGCGGCATTTTCGCCATTGATCACCACCAGATCGATCAGATGGTGATCAATCAAACGATCAAGCTGAGTTGTCAGCGCATGTCGACCACAACGACCCACCACATCCCCGACAAAGAGTAATTTCATATTGTCATCCCCAGGCGTGACGGTGAAGCTGGCATTCTGCCGAGCTGACGATGGTTATTCATTATTTGGCATATTCCGTTGCCCGCGTTTCGCGCACGACATTAACCTTGATCTGTCCGGGATAAGTCATTTCATCCTCCACCTTGCGGGCAATATCTTTGGCCAGCACATGGGCCTGGGCATCGGAAATTCTGTCGCTGGCAACCATGATCCGTATCTCGCGACCGGCCTGAATCGCGTAGCAGCTGGTAACGCCGTCGAACGATGTACCGATCCGCTCCAGATCGCGCAAGCGCTTGACGTAGGTTTCCAACATCTCCCGGCGTGCGCCCGGACGCGCCCCGGAAAGGGCATCTGCGGCCTGGACCAGCACCGCCATGATCGTCTCGGGTTTTTCATCTTCATGGTGAGCGCCGATGGCATGAACAATCTTCGGAGTCTCACCGTATTTGCGCGCCAGATCGGCACCGATAACCGCGTGCGAACCTTCAATCTCATGGTCAACAGCTTTGCCGATATCGTGCAGCAACCCGGCCCGTTTTGCCTGTTTTACGTTAACGCCAACTTCGGAGGCCAGAATACCACACAGGAAGGCAACTTCGAGGGAATGCTGCAACGCGTTCTGCCCGTAAGACGTTCGGTAGCGCAGGCACCCGATCAGTTTAAGTATTTCCGGATGAATGCCATGTACACCGACATCAAAGGTCGCCTGCTCCCCCGCCTCGCGGATCGCTTCATCAACGTCCTGCTGTGCCTTGGCGACCACCTCTTCAATCCGCGTTGGATGAATCCGTCCATCAGCGATCAAACGCTCCAGCGACAGACGGGCAACTTCCCGCCGTACCGGGTTGAATCCGGAAATAATCACCGCCTCCGGCGTATCGTCGATGATCAGGTCGATGCCGGTCGCGGCCTCAATGGCGCGAATATTTCGTCCTTCGCGCCCGATGATCCGCCCTTTCATTTCGTCGGCAGGGAGCGGCACCACGCTCACCGTCTTCTCGGCCACATAATCACCGGCATAGCGCTGGATGGCCAGGGAGAGAATCTCTTTTGATTTTTTGTCAGCAGTCTCGCGAGCTTCATCCTCAATCTGTTTGATCAGTTTGGCAGAATCGTGCCGGGCTTCACTCTCGATCGATGCAAGCAGCTCTTGCTTCGCTTCTTCGGCACTCATGCCACTGACTCTTTCCAGTTCATGCTGCCGTTCGGCGATCAACAAATTAACCTCGCTTTCACGTTTCTGAACAGCAGCTTCTTTGGCAAAAAACTCCTTTTCCTGCTGACTGAGCTGTTCTTCCCGCTCATCGGCCTGTGCTAGCTTGCGATCAAGCTGTTCCTCTTTCTGTACCACGCGTTTTTCTTGTAACTGAATTTCACGGCGTAGCTCCCGTGCTTCTTTTTCCCATTCGGCCTTCCCTTCCAGAACAGCATCCTTGGCCTGAATGACTGCCTCTTTACGGATGGTATCGGCTTCTTTTTTGGCATCTTCGACAGTCTTGACGGCCAGCTCTTCGGCACTGGCCAACTTCCCTTCACCAACCTTGCGGCGCAACAACATCCCGACAAAAACACCTGCGCCGAGTGCGGCAACCGTTGCCAGAATGATATGAATCAGTTCGATTTTCACAACCCAACCTCCTTGCTTGTTATGCCGTGCGGCAATAACTATATTAATCCGGGAAACGTTGAATGGTTTCCTCGGTAACCAGCACATTGAGACGCTGATCATGTTCCTCGGCCGACAGCGCATCAACCAGTTGCACCCGATAAGCAACACCGACTGCTGTCTGTTTCTTCAACCGGGCCAGGACCCGATCATAATAGCCCTTACCATAACCAAGCCGGTGACCGTTACCATCGAATGCAACACCGGGAACCACCAGCAAATCGATCTGTGCAACCGCGACAACCTCACCGGCGAGTGGTTCCGCGACACCGAAGCGTCCCGGATACAACTGCGCCAGAGAGGTCACGACAAGAAAATCAATTTCGGCATCACGAACACGGGGGAAAACGACTCGCTTCGCGGCGCCGAGTGCTGCGGGCAACAGTTCTGAGATGTCAACCTCATTACGAATCGGGCTGTACAACGCGACGGTACGCGCCGCCAGGTATTCGGGCAGTTGCGTCAAACGCCGGACAATCAACCGGCTGGCGCGATCGCATTCTTCAGGCGATAACGCCTCACGCCGTGCCAGTTGCCGTTGGCGAACAGATATTTTCGGCACTCGGAGCTCCGTTTCAACAGCGGTCTCCGTATCGGGGGGATTTCCACGCAAGGAAGGCAGGTTCGATTTAGTCGGTCTCGTTCACCACGGTGAACGAATCGTGTCAGGTCGATCTCGTCAACTGTGCTCCGTCGACGAGCCGTTCGGAAGCAGCAATGCGCACTCCCGAACTACGTAATGAAGGCATATTTTTCAACTATTACCATCATGTCTATCATCGACCAAGCGCGTCGCGCGGCTGCTGGCCGCCAACGATAACACCCTGTAACGGGCGAATTGAACCTCTGCCAATCTATTTGAAAATCTCCGTCGCTACGGAGGAATGAGCTGCCCGCAAACATCAGCTGTCGAAGAGTCCCGGTTCCGCCGGAGCCGCAACCCTGCTCGCCTCTTCCATTTGCTCCACCAGCGCCGTCAGGCGCTGTTCAGTTTCGCCATCCAGACATGCGCCAGAATCACGCAGTCGCAAATAGCTCCCGGACACATTAAACAACGCCAGAATCACGGTCCGTAATGAATCTACAGAACTATGCACCCGGGCAAGTTCGATGCGTTCATTGACAAACGCGGCAACACGCTGGGCCTCGGCAGGAGAAGCATCGCTCCGGAGCGTAAACTGTTGCCCGCAAATCGTGACCTGCACGGCGTGCTTCACGACGTCTCCCGTTCAATCGCATTGAGCTTGTCGAGGATTTCGTCCAGTTCGGTTTTCAGTCGTTCACGATCCGCCACCAGCGCCTGCTTGTCAGCCAGCAACAACCGGTTCTCCTGTTGCAGCCGCTGGTGCCGCGCGAGTAACGCCACGGATTGTTGTTCCAGACGTTCGATCAGTTTTATCGTCATAACTCAAAACAACTCATTTGAGTTTACATAGTAAAAAAGCTGTCCGCTAAAGTCAAGAATCATTCCTCCTCGCCGAACAACGCCGCAACAAATAGTTCCGGGTCAAACGGGCGCAAATCATCAACTTGCTCACCGATCCCGACAAAACGAACCGGGATGCCAAGTTCGGCCCCAATCGCGATGACAATTCCGCCCTTGGCGGTGCCGTCCAACTTGGTCAACACGAGGCCATTCACCTCGACCATCGCGGCGAAAATCTTCGCCTGCGACAAAGCATTCTGACCGGTGGTGGCATCAAGAACCAGCAGCGTTTCGTGTGGCGCGCCAGGAATCTCGCGCTCCAGCACTCGCCGGATCTTCTTCAATTCTTCCATCAGATTGACTTTGGTGTGCAATCGTCCCGCAGTATCCAGAATCAGCACATCAGCCTTGCGCGCAACTGCCGCTTTCGCCGCGTCAAACGCAACGGCGCCCGGATCCGCGCCCTCGCCGTGACGAACGACGTCAGCCCCGGCCCGCTTGCCCCAAATTGTCAACTGCTCCGCCGCCGCCGCACGAAAGGTGTCCCCGGCACCGATGACCACCTTTTTCCCTTCAGCAACCAGCCGCGCGGCCAACTTGCCAATCGTTGTCGTCTTGCCAACCCCGTTCACACCAACGACCATGATGACACTCGGCTGCGCTGAATCGAGATTGAAAGGGCTCGCAGAGGACTTGAGGCGGCTACTTATCTCCTCTCGCAACAGCTTTTTAACCGTCGCAGCTTCTTTCAACTCGCCGCGCTGGGCGCGTAAACTGACGGCCTGCACCAGTCCCTGCGTCGTCTTCATTCCCAGATCGGCGGTGATCAGGATTTCTTCCAGTTCCTCCAACAGCGCATCGTCAATCGCCCCCCCCCCCAGCAGGCTATCGATCCGACCAACCAGCACAGCGTTGGTCTTCGCCAGCCCGGAACGCATGCGCCGCAACAAGCCATCTGGCGTCTCCACCCGCGCAGACAAATCTGGCTCTGCTGCCGTTAAAGGCATATCAACGGCGGCAACCGGGGCGGCATTCGGCTCATCAGCTGCCT
Coding sequences within it:
- the tyrS gene encoding tyrosine--tRNA ligase, yielding MKSVAEQMEILRRGAVEILVESELEKKLTRSLETGRPLKIKAGFDPTAPDLHVGHTVLIQKLKQFQDLGHQILFLIGDFTAMIGDPTGKNETRKALTRDQILTNAETYREQVFKILDPQKTTVVFNSEWMGKLSAADLIGLAARHTVARMLERDDFHKRYTGQQPIAIHEFLYPLVQGYDSVALEADVEIGGTDQKFNLLVGRELQKQYGQEPQCVLMMPLLEGLDGVNKMSKSLHNYIGITDPPKEIYGKVMSISDALMVRYYELLSDVDLAALQLVEDGVAGKEGGAHPLASKRALARELVARFYDESVAQQAEEEFIQQFKRKEIPDDIPEIRITENEPVWLCRVLADAGLTKSNGEARRLITQGAVKVDGEKIDSPDYTVGPQGEYVVQTGKRRFVRIIFSELG
- a CDS encoding TIGR00282 family metallophosphoesterase; translated protein: MKLLFVGDVVGRCGRHALTTQLDRLIDHHLIDLVVINGENAAAGFGMTVDVARELLKMSVDVVTSGNHIWDKRDIYPLLDSEPKLLRPANYPAGVPGRGAGIFHTNGGTAVGVLNLEGRVFMSPLDNPFLVADQLIAELRETTPIILVDFHAEATSEKVALGFYLAGRVSAVVGTHTHVQTADERVLTGGTAYITDVGMTGSRDSIIGIRKELATERFLTQLPTRFEVAKKDPMINAVVIDIDEQNGRATTIMRINELVENN
- the rny gene encoding ribonuclease Y; protein product: MKIELIHIILATVAALGAGVFVGMLLRRKVGEGKLASAEELAVKTVEDAKKEADTIRKEAVIQAKDAVLEGKAEWEKEARELRREIQLQEKRVVQKEEQLDRKLAQADEREEQLSQQEKEFFAKEAAVQKRESEVNLLIAERQHELERVSGMSAEEAKQELLASIESEARHDSAKLIKQIEDEARETADKKSKEILSLAIQRYAGDYVAEKTVSVVPLPADEMKGRIIGREGRNIRAIEAATGIDLIIDDTPEAVIISGFNPVRREVARLSLERLIADGRIHPTRIEEVVAKAQQDVDEAIREAGEQATFDVGVHGIHPEILKLIGCLRYRTSYGQNALQHSLEVAFLCGILASEVGVNVKQAKRAGLLHDIGKAVDHEIEGSHAVIGADLARKYGETPKIVHAIGAHHEDEKPETIMAVLVQAADALSGARPGARREMLETYVKRLRDLERIGTSFDGVTSCYAIQAGREIRIMVASDRISDAQAHVLAKDIARKVEDEMTYPGQIKVNVVRETRATEYAK
- a CDS encoding 5-formyltetrahydrofolate cyclo-ligase, with amino-acid sequence MPKISVRQRQLARREALSPEECDRASRLIVRRLTQLPEYLAARTVALYSPIRNEVDISELLPAALGAAKRVVFPRVRDAEIDFLVVTSLAQLYPGRFGVAEPLAGEVVAVAQIDLLVVPGVAFDGNGHRLGYGKGYYDRVLARLKKQTAVGVAYRVQLVDALSAEEHDQRLNVLVTEETIQRFPD
- a CDS encoding cell division protein ZapA; this encodes MKHAVQVTICGQQFTLRSDASPAEAQRVAAFVNERIELARVHSSVDSLRTVILALFNVSGSYLRLRDSGACLDGETEQRLTALVEQMEEASRVAAPAEPGLFDS
- the ftsY gene encoding signal recognition particle-docking protein FtsY — encoded protein: MEVFSQLMVVLTGALAHIGVPQEYCQLAALVTIYLTATLLVAVLVLALLRVTRKAPAGENAPLAAAEKAADEPNAAPVAAVDMPLTAAEPDLSARVETPDGLLRRMRSGLAKTNAVLVGRIDSLLGGGAIDDALLEELEEILITADLGMKTTQGLVQAVSLRAQRGELKEAATVKKLLREEISSRLKSSASPFNLDSAQPSVIMVVGVNGVGKTTTIGKLAARLVAEGKKVVIGAGDTFRAAAAEQLTIWGKRAGADVVRHGEGADPGAVAFDAAKAAVARKADVLILDTAGRLHTKVNLMEELKKIRRVLEREIPGAPHETLLVLDATTGQNALSQAKIFAAMVEVNGLVLTKLDGTAKGGIVIAIGAELGIPVRFVGIGEQVDDLRPFDPELFVAALFGEEE